One genomic window of Candidatus Effluviviaceae Genus I sp. includes the following:
- a CDS encoding transporter, with amino-acid sequence MRSTLCAVIVLALVGMASTAGAYDFLYSGDKAATHDQGAFGINVGLWYFMADKVYDSEGESQDLDADWTAMYFPMNFYYAVMDQMEIGVKPNFQMLKLKAPDDMRTEDEITGTGLGDTWIYAKYMFMPEPMMTARLGLKIATGNSEPEEDEIGTSEGQMDIDGALMVGMPAGPGVFDVALGYRYRLENSDTKCTPGSEIHFCAGYAYPMSDMLALKIAADGYFGSDDKSDPEDPSDEDSGRNVVYINPGIDYTMANGMTLGADFHYPLMGKNVPAEWGLGLYFGWGK; translated from the coding sequence ATGAGAAGCACTCTGTGTGCCGTGATCGTCCTCGCGCTGGTCGGCATGGCCTCGACGGCCGGTGCCTACGACTTCCTGTACAGCGGCGACAAGGCCGCCACGCACGACCAGGGCGCCTTCGGCATCAACGTCGGCCTCTGGTACTTCATGGCCGACAAGGTCTACGACAGCGAGGGCGAGAGCCAGGACCTCGACGCCGACTGGACGGCCATGTACTTCCCGATGAACTTCTACTACGCCGTCATGGACCAGATGGAGATCGGCGTGAAGCCGAACTTCCAGATGCTCAAGCTGAAGGCTCCCGACGATATGCGCACTGAGGACGAGATCACGGGCACCGGCCTCGGCGACACGTGGATCTACGCGAAGTACATGTTCATGCCTGAGCCGATGATGACCGCGCGTCTCGGCCTCAAGATCGCCACCGGCAACTCCGAGCCTGAGGAGGACGAGATCGGCACCAGCGAAGGCCAGATGGACATCGACGGCGCGCTGATGGTCGGGATGCCCGCCGGCCCGGGCGTGTTCGACGTGGCCCTCGGGTACAGGTACAGGCTGGAGAACAGCGATACCAAGTGCACCCCGGGCAGTGAGATCCACTTCTGCGCCGGCTACGCCTATCCGATGAGCGACATGCTCGCCCTCAAGATCGCCGCCGACGGCTACTTCGGCAGCGACGACAAGTCCGACCCTGAGGACCCGTCCGACGAGGATTCGGGTCGCAACGTCGTCTACATCAACCCCGGCATCGACTACACGATGGCCAACGGCATGACCCTGGGCGCCGACTTCCACTACCCGCTCATGGGCAAGAACGTCCCGGCGGAGTGGGGCCTTGGTCTGTATTTCGGCTGGGGCAAGTAG
- a CDS encoding DUF3467 domain-containing protein, which produces MADQKQQISIELPDELAEGTYANFAVITHSPAEFVMDFIRVLPGTKKSRVHARIIMAPQNAKALLRAIEENIRRYEERHGEIRTAGKEEPGKQIGFQ; this is translated from the coding sequence ATGGCGGACCAGAAGCAGCAGATCAGCATCGAGCTCCCCGACGAGCTCGCGGAGGGTACCTACGCCAACTTCGCGGTCATCACGCACTCGCCGGCCGAGTTCGTCATGGACTTCATCAGGGTCCTCCCCGGCACGAAGAAGAGCCGGGTACACGCCAGGATCATCATGGCCCCCCAGAACGCCAAGGCCCTGCTCAGGGCCATCGAGGAGAACATCCGGCGGTACGAGGAGCGCCACGGGGAGATCAGGACGGCGGGCAAGGAAGAGCCCGGCAAGCAGATAGGGTTCCAGTAG
- the rfaE1 gene encoding D-glycero-beta-D-manno-heptose-7-phosphate kinase, with amino-acid sequence MNSIESPRLGTILNAFPGRRVAVFGDLMLDRYVWGSVERISPEAPVPVLDVREESVRFGGAANVAENVVSLGGSALLVGAVGEDDGGRELLSLLRTRGVDASRVVSVPGRVTTTKTRLIAHSQQIVRADREDAREVGPPHDAAIRDGLESAIDACDVLVISDYGKGVVTQASLAAALSAALSKGRKVCVDPKESHFPSYRRVTAITPNQKEAGNAVGVRITDDESLARVGWELQRSLDAACVVITRGEHGMSLFLKGGERVDLPTVAREVFDVTGAGDTVVSAMAVSLAAGATMVEAAIIANHAAGVVIREVGTASATVDEIARSFAELREGTGGARRRA; translated from the coding sequence GTGAACAGCATCGAGTCCCCGAGGCTTGGGACGATCCTGAACGCGTTTCCGGGGCGGAGGGTCGCAGTGTTCGGCGACCTCATGCTCGACCGGTACGTCTGGGGCAGCGTCGAGCGCATCTCTCCCGAGGCGCCCGTGCCCGTGCTCGACGTCCGTGAGGAGAGCGTGCGCTTCGGCGGCGCCGCCAACGTTGCCGAGAACGTCGTGTCGCTGGGTGGTTCGGCGCTGCTCGTCGGGGCCGTGGGGGAGGACGACGGCGGCCGTGAGCTCCTGTCGCTCCTGCGGACGAGGGGCGTGGACGCGTCCCGCGTGGTGTCCGTGCCCGGGCGGGTGACGACGACGAAGACGCGCCTCATCGCCCACAGCCAGCAGATCGTGCGCGCCGACCGGGAGGACGCGCGCGAGGTCGGCCCGCCGCACGATGCCGCGATCCGCGACGGCCTGGAGAGCGCGATCGACGCCTGCGACGTCCTCGTCATCTCGGACTACGGCAAGGGGGTCGTCACGCAGGCGAGCCTCGCCGCGGCCCTTTCGGCGGCGCTCTCGAAGGGCAGGAAGGTCTGCGTGGATCCCAAGGAGTCGCACTTCCCCAGCTACAGGCGGGTGACGGCGATCACGCCGAACCAGAAGGAAGCGGGCAACGCCGTCGGCGTGCGCATCACCGACGACGAGTCCCTCGCGCGCGTCGGCTGGGAGCTTCAGCGCTCGCTGGACGCGGCGTGCGTCGTCATCACGCGCGGGGAGCACGGGATGTCGCTCTTCCTGAAGGGCGGAGAGCGCGTGGACCTGCCGACCGTGGCCCGCGAGGTGTTCGACGTGACGGGGGCGGGGGACACCGTCGTGAGCGCCATGGCCGTCTCGCTCGCCGCGGGCGCCACGATGGTCGAGGCGGCCATCATCGCGAACCACGCTGCGGGGGTGGTCATCAGAGAGGTCGGCACGGCGTCGGCGACCGTGGACGAGATCGCGCGGTCATTCGCCGAGCTTCGGGAGGGGACCGGTGGGGCGCGTCGTCGGGCGTGA
- the rfaE2 gene encoding D-glycero-beta-D-manno-heptose 1-phosphate adenylyltransferase — MGRVVGREEAAAAAADARARGLTVVFTNGCFDILHRGHTDYLSRAKALGDVLVVGVNTDRSVRELRKGEGRPIVPEDDRAAVVAAVASVDLVCLFDEETPYELIGAVQPDVLVKGAGYAEQTIVGADIVKGRGGRVEALEELPGRSTRSIIERILALGPRCLR, encoded by the coding sequence GTGGGGCGCGTCGTCGGGCGTGAGGAGGCAGCGGCCGCCGCGGCGGACGCGCGGGCGCGCGGCCTCACGGTCGTCTTCACCAACGGCTGCTTCGACATCCTGCACAGGGGACACACCGACTACCTGTCGCGCGCGAAGGCGCTGGGCGACGTGCTCGTCGTCGGCGTCAACACGGACCGGTCCGTCCGGGAGCTGCGCAAGGGCGAGGGGCGGCCGATCGTCCCCGAGGACGACCGGGCAGCGGTCGTGGCCGCGGTGGCCTCGGTGGACCTCGTGTGCCTCTTCGACGAGGAAACGCCCTACGAGCTCATCGGCGCCGTGCAGCCGGACGTCCTCGTGAAGGGGGCCGGCTATGCCGAACAGACCATTGTCGGGGCGGACATCGTGAAGGGCCGCGGGGGGCGCGTCGAGGCGCTGGAGGAGCTCCCCGGCAGGTCGACCCGGTCGATCATCGAGCGGATCCTCGCCCTCGGGCCACGCTGCCTTCGCTAG
- a CDS encoding GTPase — MPKRRIVIMGAAGRDFHNFNLVYRERADCEVVAFTATQIPDIAGRAYPAELAGPLYPDGIPILAEVDLPTIVAERCVDEIVFAYSDVSHEYVMHRASLTNALGADFTLLGAEQTMLDSRKPVVAVCAVRTGSGKSQTTRSVAELLTARGKRVVVVRHPMPYGDLRVQVCQRFAEYDDMVRHRCTIEEMEEYEPHIAMGSVVYAGVDYGKILEEAEKEADVILWDGGNNDASFYTPDVLIVVADPHRVGHELTYYPGEQNLRMADVVLINKEDTARREDIARLVENVRSVNPGAMIVHGESPVAFENGIDLRGKRVLVVEDGPTLTHGGMTFGAGAVAAKAAGATPVEARPHAVGRIKALFEQYPHVGAVLPAAGYSAEQIADLEKTVNAVDCDVVVIGTPIDLRRVITINKPAVRVRYDLRVSGKPDLEDALARVL, encoded by the coding sequence ATGCCGAAGCGACGGATCGTCATCATGGGAGCTGCCGGAAGGGACTTCCACAACTTCAACCTGGTCTACAGGGAGCGGGCCGACTGCGAGGTCGTGGCGTTCACCGCGACGCAGATTCCCGACATCGCGGGACGCGCCTACCCGGCCGAGCTCGCCGGGCCGCTCTACCCCGACGGCATCCCCATCCTGGCGGAGGTCGACCTCCCGACGATCGTCGCCGAGCGGTGCGTTGACGAGATCGTGTTCGCCTACAGCGACGTGTCGCACGAGTACGTCATGCATAGGGCGTCGCTCACGAACGCGCTGGGTGCCGACTTCACGCTCCTCGGCGCCGAGCAGACGATGCTCGACTCGAGGAAGCCGGTCGTCGCCGTGTGCGCCGTCCGCACGGGGAGCGGGAAGAGCCAGACGACCCGCAGCGTCGCGGAGCTTCTGACCGCGAGGGGCAAGCGCGTCGTCGTCGTGCGGCACCCGATGCCCTACGGCGACCTCAGGGTCCAGGTCTGCCAGCGCTTCGCCGAGTACGACGACATGGTCCGGCACCGATGCACCATCGAGGAGATGGAGGAGTACGAGCCCCACATCGCGATGGGCTCCGTCGTGTACGCCGGCGTCGATTACGGGAAGATCCTCGAGGAGGCGGAGAAGGAGGCGGACGTCATCCTCTGGGACGGCGGCAACAACGACGCGTCCTTCTACACGCCCGACGTGCTGATCGTCGTCGCGGACCCCCACCGCGTAGGCCACGAGCTCACCTACTACCCGGGCGAGCAGAACCTCCGCATGGCCGACGTCGTGCTCATCAACAAGGAGGACACGGCCAGGCGGGAGGACATCGCCCGCCTCGTGGAGAACGTGCGGTCGGTGAACCCGGGCGCGATGATCGTCCACGGCGAGTCGCCCGTCGCGTTCGAGAACGGGATCGACCTGCGCGGGAAGCGCGTGCTCGTCGTCGAGGACGGGCCGACGCTCACCCACGGCGGCATGACGTTCGGGGCGGGCGCGGTGGCCGCGAAGGCAGCGGGCGCGACGCCCGTCGAGGCGAGGCCGCACGCGGTGGGCAGGATCAAGGCGCTGTTCGAGCAGTACCCGCACGTGGGAGCGGTGCTCCCGGCGGCCGGGTACAGCGCGGAGCAGATCGCAGACCTCGAGAAGACCGTCAACGCGGTGGACTGCGACGTCGTGGTCATCGGCACGCCCATCGACCTCAGGCGCGTGATCACCATCAACAAGCCGGCCGTGCGCGTGCGCTACGACCTCAGGGTGTCGGGCAAGCCGGACCTTGAGGACGCGCTCGCGAGAGTCCTGTAG
- the sucC gene encoding ADP-forming succinate--CoA ligase subunit beta, with the protein MKIHEHQARDILRRHGVPVPAHEVVSDAEEAGRAAARIGGLVVVKAQVHAGGRGKAGGVKLAKDPAEAKAKAAAILGMEIKGLTVRRVLVAGAVDIEREYYAGIVVDRASKRPVIMVSAAGGVDIEEVARTTPEKIVKVPVDPERGLAPAEASRLASVVEERAAQAAAVADVLSKLYEAFVGADCSLAEINPLVVTPSGEVWAVDAKMNIDDNALFRHPDIEALRDPSGETRAEALAREAGLSYVKLDGNVGCLVNGAGLAMTTMDLIKYYGGEPANFLDIGGSSSPEKVMAALDIITGDGNVRAVLINIFGGITRCDDVANGLVRALASRPAPVPIVARLTGTNEARAREILAEHELVTAETMDDAVQKAVALARRAA; encoded by the coding sequence TTGAAGATCCACGAGCACCAGGCCAGGGACATCCTCAGACGGCACGGCGTGCCGGTCCCCGCGCACGAGGTCGTGTCGGACGCCGAGGAAGCGGGGCGCGCGGCCGCGCGCATCGGCGGCCTCGTCGTCGTCAAGGCCCAGGTGCACGCCGGCGGCCGCGGGAAGGCCGGCGGCGTCAAGCTCGCGAAGGACCCCGCGGAGGCGAAGGCGAAGGCCGCCGCCATCCTCGGCATGGAGATCAAGGGCCTCACCGTCCGGCGCGTGCTCGTGGCCGGCGCGGTGGACATCGAGCGGGAGTACTACGCGGGCATCGTGGTGGACCGCGCCTCGAAGCGGCCCGTCATCATGGTGAGCGCGGCCGGCGGCGTCGACATCGAGGAGGTCGCGCGGACGACCCCCGAGAAGATCGTGAAGGTCCCCGTCGACCCGGAGAGGGGCCTTGCGCCCGCCGAGGCTTCCCGTCTCGCGTCGGTCGTCGAGGAGCGCGCGGCGCAGGCCGCCGCCGTGGCGGACGTCCTGTCGAAGCTGTACGAGGCCTTCGTTGGCGCCGACTGCTCGCTCGCCGAGATCAACCCGCTCGTCGTCACGCCGTCCGGCGAGGTGTGGGCCGTCGACGCGAAGATGAACATCGACGACAACGCGCTCTTCCGCCACCCGGACATCGAGGCGCTCCGCGACCCCTCCGGCGAGACGCGCGCGGAGGCCCTCGCGCGCGAGGCCGGTCTGTCGTACGTCAAGCTCGACGGAAACGTCGGGTGCCTCGTGAACGGCGCCGGACTCGCGATGACCACCATGGACCTCATCAAGTACTACGGAGGCGAGCCGGCGAACTTCCTCGACATCGGCGGGAGCTCGAGCCCCGAGAAGGTCATGGCTGCGCTCGACATCATCACCGGCGACGGCAACGTCCGCGCCGTGCTCATCAACATCTTCGGCGGGATCACGCGCTGCGACGACGTGGCGAACGGGCTCGTCCGGGCGCTGGCCTCGCGGCCCGCGCCGGTTCCCATCGTCGCGCGCCTCACGGGCACGAACGAGGCGCGCGCGAGGGAGATCCTCGCCGAGCACGAGCTCGTGACGGCGGAGACCATGGACGACGCGGTACAGAAGGCTGTCGCGCTCGCAAGGAGGGCCGCGTGA
- the sucD gene encoding succinate--CoA ligase subunit alpha: protein MSIFLDAESRVCVQGITGRDGLFHTKAMIEYGTKVVAGVTPGKGGRAAEGVPVFDTVKDAVANTGADATIVFVPARFAVGAIAEAVDAGIGLIVAVSEGIPVLDAARLYGRVRAAGARMIGPNCPGIISPGKSKLGIMPGSIHSPGEVGVVSRSGTLTYEVVDQLRRRGIGQSTVIGIGGDPIIGTNFIDALAAFEADPETAAVVLIGEIGGTDEEEAAAFIRAKMRKPLVSFIAGRTAPADKRMGHAGAIIAGGKGTAKEKIEALRAAGVPVADRPSEIPDLVREALGRRA, encoded by the coding sequence GTGAGCATCTTCCTCGACGCGGAGTCGCGCGTGTGCGTCCAGGGCATCACCGGCCGCGACGGCCTCTTCCACACGAAGGCGATGATCGAGTACGGCACGAAGGTCGTCGCGGGCGTCACGCCGGGAAAGGGCGGCCGCGCGGCGGAGGGCGTTCCCGTCTTCGACACCGTGAAGGACGCGGTCGCGAACACGGGCGCCGACGCGACGATCGTGTTCGTGCCGGCGCGCTTCGCGGTCGGCGCCATCGCCGAGGCGGTGGACGCCGGCATCGGGCTCATCGTCGCGGTGAGCGAGGGCATTCCGGTGCTCGACGCGGCGCGGCTCTACGGGCGCGTCCGAGCGGCCGGCGCCCGCATGATCGGCCCCAACTGCCCGGGCATCATCAGCCCCGGGAAGTCGAAGCTCGGCATCATGCCCGGCTCCATCCACTCGCCAGGAGAGGTGGGCGTCGTGTCGCGAAGCGGCACGCTCACCTACGAGGTCGTGGACCAGCTCCGCCGCCGCGGCATCGGGCAGTCCACGGTCATCGGCATCGGCGGCGACCCCATCATCGGCACGAACTTCATCGACGCCCTCGCGGCGTTCGAGGCCGACCCGGAGACCGCGGCGGTCGTCCTCATCGGCGAGATCGGCGGGACCGACGAGGAGGAGGCCGCGGCGTTCATCAGGGCGAAGATGAGGAAGCCCCTCGTGAGCTTCATCGCGGGACGGACGGCTCCGGCCGACAAGCGGATGGGGCACGCGGGGGCCATCATCGCGGGCGGGAAGGGCACGGCGAAGGAGAAGATCGAGGCCCTGCGGGCGGCGGGCGTTCCCGTCGCCGACCGGCCGAGCGAGATCCCCGACCTCGTCCGAGAGGCACTCGGGAGACGAGCATGA